The following proteins are co-located in the Spirosoma montaniterrae genome:
- a CDS encoding ArsR/SmtB family transcription factor, protein MEHRFVEKATGAIADKYRLSILLELSNKGSLTCSDVQELTGLSQPCVSHHVKLLTESGLVNARKEGRNLYLTLNKESLQLLSGFLTKLT, encoded by the coding sequence TTGTTGAAAAGGCTACCGGAGCCATTGCCGATAAATACCGGCTGTCTATTTTACTGGAGTTATCGAATAAAGGTAGCCTGACGTGCAGCGATGTTCAGGAACTCACGGGCCTGTCGCAGCCGTGTGTGTCGCATCATGTTAAGCTACTGACGGAGAGCGGGTTGGTGAACGCCCGCAAGGAAGGCCGCAACCTGTATCTGACACTCAACAAGGAGTCTCTGCAACTACTATCGGGCTTTCTGACCAAACTAACTTAA